One genomic segment of Camelus ferus isolate YT-003-E chromosome 19, BCGSAC_Cfer_1.0, whole genome shotgun sequence includes these proteins:
- the CCM2L gene encoding cerebral cavernous malformations 2 protein-like isoform X2, with the protein MEYEVKKGKKGFVSPIRRLVFPKAGRRAAFRTSVSRRPLHSMPLYPPDYLIDPQILLCDYLEKEVKFLGHLTWVTSSLNPSSRDELLQLLDTARQLKELPLKTTAEQDSILSLSARCLLLTWRDNEELILRIPTHEIAAASYLQDDALHLLVLKTGLGVDPVPAGVDASPGGAGRDPGQPGAAPEKRRVGTTERRHTICSLDWRMAWGGGSGSEARAGGGGGGGSLERQRAGARASGSWERRQTFSGSWERRHGGGGGGAGKPGGSWERRQAGGGGSWERRHPGPNPLDPQDPSPDAYCNLVILAVANRIIYGDQSIECVDRAGYHYMSTPERPWLCSRSESCRTDGTYAYDADFSCCSSFNSSQDTFEACYSGTSTPSFHGSHCSGSDHSGLGLEQLQDYMVTLRSKLGPSEIQQFALLLREYRLGLPIQDYCNGLLKLYGDRRKFLLLGMRPFIPDQDIGYFEGFLEGVGIREGGILTDSFGRIKRSMSSTSASAVRSYDGAAQRPEAQAFHRLLADITHDIEALAPDDDESTDEEARGSPGGGDAAEDNYL; encoded by the exons ATGGAATATGAagtcaagaaagggaaaaag GGCTTCGTGTCCCCTATCCGGAGGCTGGTGTTCCCCAAGGCCGGTCGCCGGGCAGCCTTTCGGACCAGTGTGAGCCGCCGGCCCCTGCACTCGATGCCTCTTTATCCTCCCGACTACCTCATCGACCCCCAGATTCTGCTGTGTGACTATCTGGAGAAAGAGGTCAAG TTCCTGGGCCATCTCACCTGGGTCACCTCCTCACTGAACCCCTCCAGCCGGGACGAGCTCCTACAGTTGCTGGACACGGCCAGG CAGCTGAAAGAGTTGCCGCTGAAGACCACGGCGGAGCAGGACAGCATCCTGAGCCTGTCCGCCCGCTGCCTGCTGCTCACCTGGCGCGACAACGAGGAGCTCATCCTGCGCATTCCCACGCACGAGATAGCCGCCGCCTCCTACCTGCAAGACGATGCTCTGCACCTGCTGGTGCTTAAGACTG GTCTGGGCGTGGATCCGGTGCCAGCCGGCGTAGACGCCAGCCCCGGCGGCGCAGGGCGCGACCCCGGCCAGCCAGGCGCGGCGCCGGAGAAGCGGCGGGTGGGCACCACCGAGCGGCGCCACACCATCTGCAGTCTGGACTGGCGGATGGCGTGGGGCGGGGGCTCGGGCTCCGAGGCCCgggccgggggcggcggcggcggcggcagcctGGAGCGCCAGCGCGCCGGGGCGCGGGCGTCGGGCAGCTGGGAGCGGAGGCAGACGTTCAGCGGCAGCTGGGAGCGGCGgcacggcggcggcggcggcggcgcgggcaaGCCGGGCGGCAGCTGGGAACGGAGgcaggcgggcggcggcggcagtTGGGAGCGGCGCCACCCGGGCCCCAACCCTCTCGACCCTCAGGACCCCAGCCCCGACGCCTACTGCAACCTCGTCATCCTGGCTGTGGCCAACAGG ATCATCTACGGGGACCAGAGCATTGAGTGCGTGGACCGGGCCGGCTACCACTACATGTCCACACCCGAAAGGCCGTGGCTGTGCAGCCGCA GTGAGAGCTGCCGCACGGACGGGACTTACGCCTATGACGCCGACTTCAGCTGCTGCAGCTCCTT CAATAGCTCCCAAGACACATTCGAAGCGTGTTACAGCGGCACGTCCACACCCTCTTTCCATGGCTCCCACTGCAGCGGCAGCGACCACAGCGGCCTGGGCCTTGAGCAGCTGCAGGACTACATGGTCACG TTGCGGAGTAAGCTGGGGCCCTCTGAGATCCAGCAGTTTGCACTGCTGCTGAGGGAGTACCGACTGGGGCTGCCCATCCAGGACTATTGCAACGGCCTGCTGAAGCTCTATGGAGACCGGCGCAAGTTCCTCCTCCTTG GAATGCGGCCTTTCATCCCGGACCAGGACATCGGCTACTtcgagggcttcctggagggcgTGGGCATCCGCGAGGGCGGCATCCTCACCGACAGCTTCGGCCGCATCAAGCGCAGCATGAGCTCCACGTCGGCGTCGGCCGTGCGCAGCTACGACGGCGCGGCCCAGCGGCCCGAGGCGCAGGCCTTCCACCGGCTGCTGGCCGACATCACGCACGACATCGAGGCTCTAGCCCCAGACGACGACGAAAGTACAGATGAGGAGGCCCGGGGCTCCCCGGGCGGGGGCGACGCGGCGGAGGACAACTACCTGTAG
- the CCM2L gene encoding cerebral cavernous malformations 2 protein-like isoform X1 produces MEYEVKKGKKGFVSPIRRLVFPKAGRRAAFRTSVSRRPLHSMPLYPPDYLIDPQILLCDYLEKEVKFLGHLTWVTSSLNPSSRDELLQLLDTARQLKELPLKTTAEQDSILSLSARCLLLTWRDNEELILRIPTHEIAAASYLQDDALHLLVLKTGLGVDPVPAGVDASPGGAGRDPGQPGAAPEKRRVGTTERRHTICSLDWRMAWGGGSGSEARAGGGGGGGSLERQRAGARASGSWERRQTFSGSWERRHGGGGGGAGKPGGSWERRQAGGGGSWERRHPGPNPLDPQDPSPDAYCNLVILAVANRDAAEESCALICQVFQIIYGDQSIECVDRAGYHYMSTPERPWLCSRSESCRTDGTYAYDADFSCCSSFNSSQDTFEACYSGTSTPSFHGSHCSGSDHSGLGLEQLQDYMVTLRSKLGPSEIQQFALLLREYRLGLPIQDYCNGLLKLYGDRRKFLLLGMRPFIPDQDIGYFEGFLEGVGIREGGILTDSFGRIKRSMSSTSASAVRSYDGAAQRPEAQAFHRLLADITHDIEALAPDDDESTDEEARGSPGGGDAAEDNYL; encoded by the exons ATGGAATATGAagtcaagaaagggaaaaag GGCTTCGTGTCCCCTATCCGGAGGCTGGTGTTCCCCAAGGCCGGTCGCCGGGCAGCCTTTCGGACCAGTGTGAGCCGCCGGCCCCTGCACTCGATGCCTCTTTATCCTCCCGACTACCTCATCGACCCCCAGATTCTGCTGTGTGACTATCTGGAGAAAGAGGTCAAG TTCCTGGGCCATCTCACCTGGGTCACCTCCTCACTGAACCCCTCCAGCCGGGACGAGCTCCTACAGTTGCTGGACACGGCCAGG CAGCTGAAAGAGTTGCCGCTGAAGACCACGGCGGAGCAGGACAGCATCCTGAGCCTGTCCGCCCGCTGCCTGCTGCTCACCTGGCGCGACAACGAGGAGCTCATCCTGCGCATTCCCACGCACGAGATAGCCGCCGCCTCCTACCTGCAAGACGATGCTCTGCACCTGCTGGTGCTTAAGACTG GTCTGGGCGTGGATCCGGTGCCAGCCGGCGTAGACGCCAGCCCCGGCGGCGCAGGGCGCGACCCCGGCCAGCCAGGCGCGGCGCCGGAGAAGCGGCGGGTGGGCACCACCGAGCGGCGCCACACCATCTGCAGTCTGGACTGGCGGATGGCGTGGGGCGGGGGCTCGGGCTCCGAGGCCCgggccgggggcggcggcggcggcggcagcctGGAGCGCCAGCGCGCCGGGGCGCGGGCGTCGGGCAGCTGGGAGCGGAGGCAGACGTTCAGCGGCAGCTGGGAGCGGCGgcacggcggcggcggcggcggcgcgggcaaGCCGGGCGGCAGCTGGGAACGGAGgcaggcgggcggcggcggcagtTGGGAGCGGCGCCACCCGGGCCCCAACCCTCTCGACCCTCAGGACCCCAGCCCCGACGCCTACTGCAACCTCGTCATCCTGGCTGTGGCCAACAGG GATGCTGCCGAGGAGTCCTGCGCCCTCATTTGTCAGGTCTTCCAGATCATCTACGGGGACCAGAGCATTGAGTGCGTGGACCGGGCCGGCTACCACTACATGTCCACACCCGAAAGGCCGTGGCTGTGCAGCCGCA GTGAGAGCTGCCGCACGGACGGGACTTACGCCTATGACGCCGACTTCAGCTGCTGCAGCTCCTT CAATAGCTCCCAAGACACATTCGAAGCGTGTTACAGCGGCACGTCCACACCCTCTTTCCATGGCTCCCACTGCAGCGGCAGCGACCACAGCGGCCTGGGCCTTGAGCAGCTGCAGGACTACATGGTCACG TTGCGGAGTAAGCTGGGGCCCTCTGAGATCCAGCAGTTTGCACTGCTGCTGAGGGAGTACCGACTGGGGCTGCCCATCCAGGACTATTGCAACGGCCTGCTGAAGCTCTATGGAGACCGGCGCAAGTTCCTCCTCCTTG GAATGCGGCCTTTCATCCCGGACCAGGACATCGGCTACTtcgagggcttcctggagggcgTGGGCATCCGCGAGGGCGGCATCCTCACCGACAGCTTCGGCCGCATCAAGCGCAGCATGAGCTCCACGTCGGCGTCGGCCGTGCGCAGCTACGACGGCGCGGCCCAGCGGCCCGAGGCGCAGGCCTTCCACCGGCTGCTGGCCGACATCACGCACGACATCGAGGCTCTAGCCCCAGACGACGACGAAAGTACAGATGAGGAGGCCCGGGGCTCCCCGGGCGGGGGCGACGCGGCGGAGGACAACTACCTGTAG
- the CCM2L gene encoding cerebral cavernous malformations 2 protein-like isoform X3 has translation MEYEVKKGKKGFVSPIRRLVFPKAGRRAAFRTSVSRRPLHSMPLYPPDYLIDPQILLCDYLEKEVKFLGHLTWVTSSLNPSSRDELLQLLDTARQLKELPLKTTAEQDSILSLSARCLLLTWRDNEELILRIPTHEIAAASYLQDDALHLLVLKTGLGVDPVPAGVDASPGGAGRDPGQPGAAPEKRRVGTTERRHTICSLDWRMAWGGGSGSEARAGGGGGGGSLERQRAGARASGSWERRQTFSGSWERRHGGGGGGAGKPGGSWERRQAGGGGSWERRHPGPNPLDPQDPSPDAYCNLVILAVANRDAAEESCALICQVFQIIYGDQSIECVDRAGYHYMSTPERPWLCSRSESCRTDGTYAYDADFSCCSSFNSSQDTFEACYSGTSTPSFHGSHCSGSDHSGLGLEQLQDYMVTLRSKLGPSEIQQFALLLREYRLGLPIQDYCNGLLKLYGDRRKFLLLDEKTEA, from the exons ATGGAATATGAagtcaagaaagggaaaaag GGCTTCGTGTCCCCTATCCGGAGGCTGGTGTTCCCCAAGGCCGGTCGCCGGGCAGCCTTTCGGACCAGTGTGAGCCGCCGGCCCCTGCACTCGATGCCTCTTTATCCTCCCGACTACCTCATCGACCCCCAGATTCTGCTGTGTGACTATCTGGAGAAAGAGGTCAAG TTCCTGGGCCATCTCACCTGGGTCACCTCCTCACTGAACCCCTCCAGCCGGGACGAGCTCCTACAGTTGCTGGACACGGCCAGG CAGCTGAAAGAGTTGCCGCTGAAGACCACGGCGGAGCAGGACAGCATCCTGAGCCTGTCCGCCCGCTGCCTGCTGCTCACCTGGCGCGACAACGAGGAGCTCATCCTGCGCATTCCCACGCACGAGATAGCCGCCGCCTCCTACCTGCAAGACGATGCTCTGCACCTGCTGGTGCTTAAGACTG GTCTGGGCGTGGATCCGGTGCCAGCCGGCGTAGACGCCAGCCCCGGCGGCGCAGGGCGCGACCCCGGCCAGCCAGGCGCGGCGCCGGAGAAGCGGCGGGTGGGCACCACCGAGCGGCGCCACACCATCTGCAGTCTGGACTGGCGGATGGCGTGGGGCGGGGGCTCGGGCTCCGAGGCCCgggccgggggcggcggcggcggcggcagcctGGAGCGCCAGCGCGCCGGGGCGCGGGCGTCGGGCAGCTGGGAGCGGAGGCAGACGTTCAGCGGCAGCTGGGAGCGGCGgcacggcggcggcggcggcggcgcgggcaaGCCGGGCGGCAGCTGGGAACGGAGgcaggcgggcggcggcggcagtTGGGAGCGGCGCCACCCGGGCCCCAACCCTCTCGACCCTCAGGACCCCAGCCCCGACGCCTACTGCAACCTCGTCATCCTGGCTGTGGCCAACAGG GATGCTGCCGAGGAGTCCTGCGCCCTCATTTGTCAGGTCTTCCAGATCATCTACGGGGACCAGAGCATTGAGTGCGTGGACCGGGCCGGCTACCACTACATGTCCACACCCGAAAGGCCGTGGCTGTGCAGCCGCA GTGAGAGCTGCCGCACGGACGGGACTTACGCCTATGACGCCGACTTCAGCTGCTGCAGCTCCTT CAATAGCTCCCAAGACACATTCGAAGCGTGTTACAGCGGCACGTCCACACCCTCTTTCCATGGCTCCCACTGCAGCGGCAGCGACCACAGCGGCCTGGGCCTTGAGCAGCTGCAGGACTACATGGTCACG TTGCGGAGTAAGCTGGGGCCCTCTGAGATCCAGCAGTTTGCACTGCTGCTGAGGGAGTACCGACTGGGGCTGCCCATCCAGGACTATTGCAACGGCCTGCTGAAGCTCTATGGAGACCGGCGCAAGTTCCTCCTCCTTG atgagaaaactgaagcttag